Genomic DNA from Alkalihalobacterium alkalinitrilicum:
CTGGCCGATCAATATACCGACGAATGATGTCCGTAATTTCTGTCCGTTCAATAAAACGCTCTCCCACTCTACATTCTGTTACACCGTCTGATAATAAAATAATAGCATCGCCGACCTCAACTTCATGACTGTACTCACGAAAAGTCGTGCTTTTGGACACCCCTAAAACCAAGCCCTTAGCATATAAATCTACAAATTCGTCTCTGGCCGCAATATAATAAAAACCTGGTTCATGACCTGCACCTGAGTAAGTAAATGTGTGTTGATTAGGATTATAAGACCCATACATCATCGTAATAAACATACTGGCATCAATATTTTGAGCAACGACTCGGTTTAAGTTTTCGAGTAACGAACTCGGTTCCATACGATGAGCTGGTATACTGTCAATCCCGTATTTGATCATTGACATACACATCGCTGCCGGAATCCCTTTCCCGATAATATCTGCAATCGCAACCCCAAGATGTCCACCTTCATTTTTTACACAGTAATAATAGTCTCCACTCATCTTTCCTGCTGGGACACTTGTAACACCTATATCAACATCAGGCAACTGTGGTATTTTTTTAGGCAATAGTGTCTGTTGCATTTTAGCGGCTACATCAATTTGCATCTCTAACTCTTTTTGCTTATCTCTTAAGCTTTGATGTTCTCGGTAGGCTAGTCCGTAACCTACCATCACTTCAAGCAAAACCGAAAAAGATTCTTTAATTTCAGGAGAAATCTCCTCAAACATCTCTTCTAAAACTTCACAATGTAAACTTACCATATCTTCGGGGGAAATTTGATTTTCAAGTAGACGTTTACTATATTGCTGAGCACCATACAAGTCCTGTTCACTTTTATTCTCTAAAAAACCACGAAGTAAATCTTTATAATCGGATTGTAAAGTTAAATCGCGACTTTCAGCTTCAATCACATGTTTCCCTCCTTATCTCATCCATTTCGTAATCGTGATTATAGTCCCTTCCCCTACATTTGTTTCAATTTGAAAATCATCCATCAAGCGCTTAACACCAGGCAGTCCAGCACCTAATCCACCCGATGTTGTAAAACCATCCTCCATCACTTGTCGTACATCTTCTATTCCTGGTCCCTCATCTAAAGCTGTAATTTTTATTCCTTGTTGAAACAAGTTTGTTTCTGTACCAACAACTCGTTCTATACAGACCTTCCCTTGTTTTGCATATAAATAGATATTACGAGCAAGTTCAGAAATCGCAGTTGCAATCCTAGCCTGATCTACGGTACCAAAGCCAATTTCTTTAGCCAAGTTTCTACCAGCTTGTCTAGCTGCAACAATTTCCCATTCACTCTTTACCTCTACACAGGATTGGATTTCCATCCTTACCCCTCCAATACTTGCTGCAACTTTTCCAACCCTTGCTCTAAATCGAGCGCCGTTTGGACACCACCTAACCCGACTCCCATATCAACTAGCGTGATGGCAACAGCAGGTTGTATTCCGGTAAGCACTACTTTTGCTCCCATTAAACTGGACATATCAACAACGTCCCCTAGTACTTTTGCAATAAAAGAGTCAATCATTTCTACAGATGTTAAGTCAATCACAACACCTATCGATCCTTCTTTATGAATTTTATTGAGCAAATCTTCTTGAAATTGAAGAGCTGTTTGATCATCGAGCTCTATCTGAACACTGACCAGTAAATAATTTTTCAACTTTAATATCGGGATTCGCATACTCATTTTAAGCCACCTACTTCTATAAATCTATTTCTCTATGATTTACTTATTTGTGAGTTCAAGCGCAGTTTGCACCCCGACTCGGAGGGTACTCTTTGTTGGGAAGTGACTTAGATCAATGCCTAAGTTCACGATTGTTTGCGCAATCTCTGGCCTAATTCCAACTAAAATGCACTTAGATCCTACCAGACGCACAGCTTCTGCTGCTTGAATAATATGATGAGCCACCATTGTATCGACAATTGGTACACCCGTAATATCAATTAGGACAACTTGAGCGCGATGCTTAATAACACCATTCAATAAGTTTTCCATAATTAATTTTGCTCTAGCTGTATCGATCGTTCCAATCAGAGGCATAACTGAAATATTTTCAAATATAGGGATGAGTGGAGCAGAAAGCTCTAATAAAGATAACTTTTGTAACTCAAAAGTATTCTCCCATGAACCTGTGTAGTTATGGATTACTTTATTAATAATGCCATCAATCCACGTCTCAATCTCATAAAATAAAGAAACGATTTTCTTACCATCACTTTCTCTTTCTGTTAACATCTCTAAGATGACACGACGGAATGCTTGTAGACCTTGGGTAATATACTCCAACTGCAAACCTACTTGAACTAAGCGATCCGAATATTGTCCTATCCGTTCTGTTGCTTCAACCTGACTCCAATGAAGCGTATCTAAAATTAACTCTACAAACTCTCGATTCGTATTTTCAAAGATATGTTCTGATACATTTTCCATATACGTTTCTTTCCGGACTGCTTCTACTTCTTTTAACCATCGGGCTTTTATTTCAACTTTGTTTTGCAAAATAATTTCAATAATATCTGGCTGCAATGATGCCACCTCCATTTC
This window encodes:
- a CDS encoding STAS domain-containing protein, with product MRIPILKLKNYLLVSVQIELDDQTALQFQEDLLNKIHKEGSIGVVIDLTSVEMIDSFIAKVLGDVVDMSSLMGAKVVLTGIQPAVAITLVDMGVGLGGVQTALDLEQGLEKLQQVLEG
- a CDS encoding anti-sigma regulatory factor; this encodes MEIQSCVEVKSEWEIVAARQAGRNLAKEIGFGTVDQARIATAISELARNIYLYAKQGKVCIERVVGTETNLFQQGIKITALDEGPGIEDVRQVMEDGFTTSGGLGAGLPGVKRLMDDFQIETNVGEGTIITITKWMR
- a CDS encoding STAS domain-containing protein → MASLQPDIIEIILQNKVEIKARWLKEVEAVRKETYMENVSEHIFENTNREFVELILDTLHWSQVEATERIGQYSDRLVQVGLQLEYITQGLQAFRRVILEMLTERESDGKKIVSLFYEIETWIDGIINKVIHNYTGSWENTFELQKLSLLELSAPLIPIFENISVMPLIGTIDTARAKLIMENLLNGVIKHRAQVVLIDITGVPIVDTMVAHHIIQAAEAVRLVGSKCILVGIRPEIAQTIVNLGIDLSHFPTKSTLRVGVQTALELTNK
- a CDS encoding PP2C family protein-serine/threonine phosphatase; amino-acid sequence: MIEAESRDLTLQSDYKDLLRGFLENKSEQDLYGAQQYSKRLLENQISPEDMVSLHCEVLEEMFEEISPEIKESFSVLLEVMVGYGLAYREHQSLRDKQKELEMQIDVAAKMQQTLLPKKIPQLPDVDIGVTSVPAGKMSGDYYYCVKNEGGHLGVAIADIIGKGIPAAMCMSMIKYGIDSIPAHRMEPSSLLENLNRVVAQNIDASMFITMMYGSYNPNQHTFTYSGAGHEPGFYYIAARDEFVDLYAKGLVLGVSKSTTFREYSHEVEVGDAIILLSDGVTECRVGERFIERTEITDIIRRYIDRPAQEIVEKVYDELAQLQDFELKDDFTLMFLRRQV